One segment of Thermus hydrothermalis DNA contains the following:
- a CDS encoding carbohydrate ABC transporter permease, whose protein sequence is MLTQRQVRLAWLLVLPTLLVVVLVAGYPLAQVFYWSFFKADIAFVEPPEFVGLENYVFLLQDPDFRQALWNTLKFTLISVSLETILGLAIALVIHSNFRGRGLVRAAILIPWAIPTVVSAKMWQWMLHDVYGVINVLGVKLGLLSQKVAFLARPELILPSIIAVDVWKTTPFMALLLLAGLQLIPEELYEAASIDGATRWQQFWTITLPLLTPALVVALIFRTLDALRVFDVIFVMSGANPATRSLAVYNRQTLIDFQDLGYGSAISVAILALIFAFVLLYMRTLGREALK, encoded by the coding sequence ATGCTTACCCAAAGGCAGGTCCGCCTGGCCTGGCTCCTGGTCCTCCCCACCCTTTTGGTAGTGGTCCTGGTGGCGGGCTATCCCCTGGCCCAGGTCTTCTACTGGTCCTTTTTCAAGGCCGACATCGCCTTCGTGGAGCCCCCGGAGTTCGTGGGCTTGGAAAACTACGTTTTCCTCCTCCAGGACCCGGATTTCCGCCAGGCCCTTTGGAACACGCTGAAGTTCACCCTAATATCCGTGAGCCTGGAAACCATCCTGGGATTGGCCATCGCCTTGGTCATCCACTCCAACTTTAGGGGCCGGGGCCTGGTGCGCGCCGCCATCCTCATCCCCTGGGCCATCCCCACGGTGGTTTCCGCCAAGATGTGGCAGTGGATGCTCCACGACGTCTACGGGGTCATCAACGTCTTGGGGGTCAAGCTCGGCCTCCTCTCGCAGAAGGTGGCCTTTCTGGCCCGTCCCGAGCTCATCCTCCCCTCCATCATCGCCGTGGACGTGTGGAAGACCACACCCTTCATGGCCCTTCTCCTCCTGGCCGGGCTCCAGCTTATTCCCGAGGAGCTCTACGAGGCGGCCAGCATTGACGGGGCCACCCGTTGGCAGCAGTTCTGGACCATCACCCTGCCCCTCCTCACCCCCGCCCTGGTGGTGGCCCTCATCTTCCGCACCCTGGATGCCCTCCGGGTCTTTGACGTGATCTTCGTCATGAGCGGGGCGAACCCTGCCACCCGTTCCTTGGCCGTCTACAACCGCCAGACCCTCATTGACTTCCAAGACCTGGGCTACGGCTCGGCCATCAGCGTGGCCATTTTGGCGCTCATCTTCGCCTTCGTCCTCCTCTACATGCGCACCTTAGGAAGGGAGGCCCTCAAATGA
- a CDS encoding carbohydrate ABC transporter permease — MKALWRVANRGLFYLLVVFIVVYSVFPFYWAVISSFKPSDALFSPDPSFLPLPFTLEHYKNVFLQANFGRNLLNSLIVAGGATLLSLVLGVLAAYALGRLPFPPKNAVLYIVLAMTMFPQISVLGGLFMLLRQTGLFNTHLGLILTYLLFTLPFTVWVLVGYFRGLPRELEEAAYVDGATPLQTLLRVMLPLTGPGLVTTGLLAFIAAWNEYLFALTFTVGDAVKTVPPAIASFGGATPFEIPWGSIMAASVVVTVPLVVLVLIFQGRIVAGLTAGAVKG, encoded by the coding sequence ATGAAAGCCCTTTGGCGCGTGGCGAACCGGGGGCTTTTCTACCTCCTGGTGGTCTTCATCGTGGTCTACAGCGTCTTCCCCTTCTACTGGGCGGTGATTTCCAGCTTCAAGCCCTCGGATGCCCTCTTTTCACCCGATCCGAGCTTCTTGCCCCTTCCCTTCACCCTGGAGCACTACAAAAACGTCTTCCTCCAGGCCAACTTTGGCCGCAACCTCCTAAACTCCCTCATCGTGGCCGGAGGGGCTACCCTGCTCTCCTTGGTGCTTGGGGTGCTGGCCGCCTACGCCTTGGGCCGGCTCCCTTTCCCCCCCAAAAACGCCGTGCTTTACATCGTCCTCGCCATGACCATGTTTCCCCAGATCTCGGTCCTGGGGGGGCTTTTCATGCTCCTAAGGCAAACCGGGCTTTTCAACACCCACCTGGGCCTCATCCTCACCTACCTCCTCTTCACCCTGCCCTTCACGGTGTGGGTGCTGGTAGGCTACTTCCGGGGGCTTCCCAGGGAGCTGGAGGAGGCGGCCTACGTGGACGGGGCTACCCCCTTGCAGACCCTCCTTCGGGTGATGCTCCCCCTCACCGGGCCCGGACTGGTGACCACGGGATTGTTGGCCTTCATCGCCGCCTGGAACGAGTACCTCTTCGCCCTCACCTTCACCGTGGGGGATGCGGTGAAGACCGTGCCCCCTGCCATCGCCAGCTTCGGCGGGGCCACGCCCTTTGAAATCCCCTGGGGCTCCATCATGGCGGCCAGTGTGGTGGTCACGGTGCCCCTGGTGGTCCTGGTCCTCATCTTCCAAGGGCGCATCGTGGCGGGGCTCACGGCGGGAGCGGTGAAGGGCTAG
- a CDS encoding phosphoglucomutase: MDLVQLLTLYYEETPDPQDPLKRVAFGTSGHRGSSLKGTFTEAHVLAIAQAIADLRASFGATGPLFLAKDTHALSTPAWATALEVFAANGVEVFVEVGEGYTPTPLVSLAILEHNARHEAKADGVLLTPSHNPPEDGGFKYNPPTGGPADTRITKAIEARANALLAEGLKGVKRIPLKAAKERAKPFDFAGLYVEKVKEAVDLEAIRESGLRIGVDPLGGASLKVWERLAEAYRLNLEVVNPTLDPTFRFMPPDHDGKIRMDCSSPYAMAGLLALKERFDLAIGNDPDADRHGIVTPRGLMNPNHYLAAAVHHLYTTRTWPGAKVGKTAVTSALLDRVAQALGREVYETPVGFKYFVEGLLSGWLGFGGEESAGASFLRFDGRPFSTDKDGILLGLLAAELQAKRGEAPDRLYEALAEALGRPHYARKDFPIAPEAKARLAQLSPEEIQDKELAGEPILQVLTRAPGNGEPLGGLKVVTQSAWFAVRPSGTEDVAKVYAESFQGEAHLEAVLQAALELLERALA; this comes from the coding sequence ATGGATCTTGTCCAACTCCTCACCCTGTATTACGAGGAAACCCCCGACCCGCAAGACCCCCTAAAGCGGGTGGCCTTCGGCACCAGCGGCCACCGGGGGAGTAGCCTCAAGGGCACCTTCACCGAGGCCCACGTCCTGGCCATCGCCCAGGCCATCGCCGACCTCAGGGCCTCCTTTGGGGCCACGGGGCCCCTTTTCCTGGCCAAGGACACCCACGCCCTTTCCACCCCCGCCTGGGCCACGGCCCTGGAGGTCTTCGCCGCCAACGGGGTGGAGGTGTTCGTGGAGGTGGGGGAGGGGTATACCCCCACGCCCCTCGTTTCCTTAGCCATCCTGGAGCACAACGCCCGCCACGAGGCCAAGGCGGACGGGGTCCTCCTCACCCCAAGCCACAACCCCCCCGAGGACGGGGGCTTCAAGTACAACCCCCCCACGGGCGGCCCCGCCGACACCCGCATCACCAAGGCCATTGAGGCCCGGGCCAACGCCCTTTTGGCGGAGGGGCTTAAAGGGGTGAAGCGGATCCCCCTCAAAGCGGCCAAGGAAAGGGCCAAGCCCTTTGACTTCGCCGGCCTCTACGTGGAGAAGGTGAAGGAGGCGGTGGACCTCGAGGCCATCCGGGAAAGCGGCCTAAGGATCGGGGTGGACCCCCTGGGCGGGGCAAGCCTCAAGGTATGGGAACGCCTGGCGGAGGCCTACCGCCTGAACCTAGAGGTGGTGAACCCCACCCTGGACCCCACCTTCCGCTTCATGCCGCCCGACCACGACGGCAAGATCCGCATGGACTGCTCCAGCCCTTACGCCATGGCGGGGCTTTTGGCGCTGAAGGAGCGGTTTGACCTGGCCATCGGCAACGACCCTGACGCCGACCGCCACGGCATCGTCACGCCCCGGGGCCTCATGAACCCCAACCACTACCTGGCGGCCGCCGTCCACCACCTCTACACCACCCGCACTTGGCCAGGGGCCAAGGTGGGCAAGACCGCCGTGACCAGCGCCCTTCTGGACCGGGTGGCCCAAGCCTTGGGCCGCGAGGTCTACGAAACGCCCGTGGGCTTTAAGTACTTCGTGGAAGGGCTTCTTTCTGGGTGGCTCGGCTTTGGCGGGGAGGAAAGCGCCGGGGCGAGCTTCCTGCGCTTTGACGGGAGGCCCTTCTCCACGGACAAGGACGGGATCCTCCTCGGGCTTCTTGCCGCCGAGCTCCAGGCCAAACGGGGCGAGGCCCCAGACCGCCTTTACGAGGCCCTCGCCGAGGCCTTGGGCCGGCCCCATTACGCCCGCAAGGACTTCCCCATCGCCCCGGAGGCCAAGGCCCGTCTGGCCCAGCTTTCCCCGGAGGAGATCCAGGACAAAGAGCTCGCCGGGGAGCCCATCCTCCAGGTGCTCACCCGCGCCCCCGGAAACGGGGAGCCCCTGGGGGGCCTAAAGGTGGTCACCCAAAGCGCCTGGTTCGCCGTAAGGCCGAGCGGCACCGAGGACGTGGCCAAGGTCTACGCCGAAAGCTTCCAGGGAGAAGCCCACCTGGAAGCGGTGCTCCAAGCCGCCTTGGAACTCCTAGAGCGGGCCTTGGCCTAG
- a CDS encoding peptidylprolyl isomerase yields the protein MFGINKRIITILFGLLALAFAVGAILLFTPQAGQQVRGKPVLWVNGKAVYELDLLRLQGNDPLYAANPEGLLKTLVDTHFLEQVIFTEALKQDAARIRVGSAEVRKEVDRIREQYGLKEKKAYEQFLNQIGFTDAQLRGEIKTQLQIQKRLEQVRASAKPTPEEVRFYFEVHQESYKGEPRVKARQIVVDEKKLAEEVAAKAKAGEDFAALAKQYSKVGAEQGGALGAGPGETEPKPVTKVVFPEKVAEAVFALKGPGLVGPIEAGGRYYLVKVEEYLPAKAPSFEEVKDQVEKDAAQAKGNGALEAYLEELRKKAQVRFAEDSPYAYENPVVAKVNGQEILLSQVLQPVFSNQQTAALIQQGLGELAVQFFLPQTLESLIDRELLVEEAKKSGKPFIGSKDEVAQAYVLYATRDVTATEEEARRYYAENPALFTVPASAEVIGVVFKSEAKAKAFREAALRGGDLQALAKAQEGTVTEYGTVNPNQLPAILDRLVFKVKETFPEGPLGEVSEVVKLEDGTFAVLLIKNRQAEVLKPYAQVAEEALEGVIARKRQAKAQALIQDLRKKAQIENRLSQVLAELTPKTEEKPKEAPQETPAKP from the coding sequence GTGTTTGGCATCAACAAACGGATCATCACCATCCTCTTCGGTCTACTGGCCTTGGCCTTCGCCGTGGGGGCCATCCTCCTCTTCACCCCTCAGGCGGGGCAGCAGGTGCGGGGCAAGCCTGTGCTATGGGTGAACGGGAAGGCGGTTTACGAGCTGGACCTCCTGAGGCTCCAGGGGAACGACCCCCTCTACGCCGCCAACCCAGAGGGGCTTTTGAAGACCCTGGTGGACACCCACTTCCTGGAACAGGTGATCTTCACCGAAGCCCTGAAGCAGGACGCCGCCCGCATCCGCGTGGGGAGCGCCGAGGTGCGCAAGGAGGTGGACCGCATCCGGGAGCAGTACGGCCTGAAGGAGAAGAAGGCCTACGAGCAGTTCCTCAACCAGATCGGCTTCACCGATGCGCAGCTTAGGGGAGAGATCAAGACGCAACTCCAGATCCAAAAGCGCCTGGAGCAGGTCCGGGCCAGCGCCAAGCCCACCCCGGAGGAGGTGCGCTTCTACTTTGAGGTCCACCAGGAAAGCTACAAGGGCGAGCCCCGGGTAAAGGCGCGGCAGATCGTGGTGGACGAGAAGAAGCTGGCGGAGGAGGTCGCCGCCAAGGCCAAGGCCGGGGAGGACTTCGCCGCCTTGGCCAAGCAGTACTCCAAGGTGGGGGCGGAGCAGGGGGGCGCCTTGGGGGCAGGCCCTGGGGAAACGGAGCCCAAGCCCGTGACCAAGGTGGTCTTTCCCGAGAAGGTGGCCGAGGCGGTCTTCGCCCTCAAGGGTCCGGGTCTGGTGGGGCCCATAGAGGCCGGGGGGCGCTACTACCTGGTCAAAGTAGAGGAGTACCTCCCCGCCAAGGCCCCGAGCTTTGAGGAGGTCAAGGACCAGGTGGAGAAGGATGCAGCCCAGGCCAAAGGGAACGGGGCCCTCGAGGCCTACCTGGAAGAGCTTCGCAAGAAGGCCCAGGTGCGCTTCGCCGAGGACAGCCCCTACGCCTACGAAAACCCCGTGGTGGCCAAGGTGAACGGGCAGGAGATCCTCCTCTCCCAGGTGCTCCAGCCCGTCTTCTCCAACCAGCAGACCGCCGCCCTCATCCAGCAGGGCCTGGGGGAGCTGGCGGTGCAGTTCTTCCTGCCCCAGACCCTGGAAAGCCTCATTGACCGGGAACTCCTGGTGGAGGAGGCCAAGAAAAGCGGCAAGCCCTTCATCGGCAGCAAGGACGAGGTCGCCCAGGCCTACGTGCTCTACGCCACCCGGGACGTGACCGCCACCGAGGAGGAGGCCCGTCGCTACTACGCCGAAAACCCCGCCCTCTTCACCGTGCCCGCCAGCGCCGAGGTGATAGGGGTGGTCTTCAAGAGCGAGGCCAAGGCCAAGGCCTTCCGCGAGGCCGCCTTGAGGGGCGGGGACCTGCAGGCCCTGGCCAAGGCCCAGGAGGGAACGGTGACGGAGTACGGCACCGTGAACCCCAACCAGCTCCCCGCCATCCTGGACCGCTTGGTCTTCAAGGTGAAGGAAACCTTCCCCGAGGGGCCTTTGGGCGAGGTGAGCGAGGTGGTAAAGCTGGAGGACGGCACCTTCGCCGTGCTCCTCATCAAGAACCGCCAAGCCGAGGTCCTGAAGCCCTACGCCCAGGTGGCGGAGGAGGCCCTCGAGGGGGTGATCGCCAGAAAGCGGCAGGCCAAGGCCCAGGCGCTTATCCAGGACCTCAGGAAGAAGGCCCAGATAGAGAACCGCCTGAGCCAGGTCCTGGCCGAACTCACCCCCAAAACGGAGGAAAAGCCCAAGGAGGCTCCGCAGGAAACCCCCGCTAAGCCCTAG
- a CDS encoding MFS transporter yields the protein MLPLLLAWLHTVNDLFSNFLTPLLPKLMAHFGVGLGTAGLLVSVYSLTGSLLQPFAGLVADRVDRRLLAALGPVLVALGMGSLGLWPRFEALLLVLGLAGLGSALFHASGASLVGEFAPAHRRGFWLSFFGSAGYLGLSLGPLVALFAVGAWGLKGLILLTPLALLPALFLLRLPPVRQRGKPAGLKDFLRVFRGDVARLWGMATLRSLVFMSFSTTLPYWYAQRGLSDAYTAFSLSVYSFSATLGAFLGGTLSDRFGRKAVLTGTLSVGLPLYLALLLLPPENPLYLVLLALTGALMNAGIPVAVALAQELEPTQTATVSGLLMGFTWGFAGLFYAPIGHLIERFGVMPVLLALGALLLPAWELARRVRGVRPQEA from the coding sequence GTGTTGCCCCTCCTCCTCGCCTGGCTTCACACGGTAAACGACCTCTTCTCCAACTTCCTCACCCCCCTTTTGCCCAAGCTCATGGCCCATTTCGGGGTGGGCCTGGGCACGGCGGGGCTTCTCGTTTCCGTCTACTCCCTCACGGGAAGCCTCCTGCAGCCCTTCGCCGGCCTGGTGGCCGACCGGGTGGACCGGAGGCTCCTCGCCGCCTTGGGCCCGGTGTTGGTGGCCTTGGGGATGGGCTCCTTGGGGCTTTGGCCTAGGTTTGAGGCCCTCCTCCTCGTCCTGGGCCTTGCGGGGCTGGGTTCGGCCCTGTTCCACGCCTCGGGGGCGAGCCTCGTGGGGGAGTTCGCCCCGGCCCACAGGCGGGGCTTTTGGCTTTCCTTCTTCGGCTCCGCCGGGTACCTGGGGCTTTCCCTAGGGCCCCTGGTGGCCCTTTTCGCCGTGGGGGCCTGGGGGCTGAAAGGGCTCATCCTCCTCACCCCCTTGGCCCTTCTTCCCGCCCTTTTCCTCCTCCGCCTCCCCCCGGTGCGGCAGAGGGGAAAGCCCGCGGGGCTAAAGGACTTCCTCCGGGTCTTCCGGGGGGATGTGGCCCGGCTTTGGGGCATGGCCACCTTGCGGAGCCTGGTCTTCATGAGCTTTTCCACCACCTTGCCCTACTGGTACGCCCAAAGGGGCCTCTCCGATGCCTACACCGCCTTTAGCCTTTCGGTCTATAGCTTTTCCGCCACTCTAGGGGCCTTTTTGGGCGGTACGCTTTCCGACCGCTTCGGGCGCAAGGCGGTGCTCACCGGCACCCTGAGCGTTGGCCTTCCCCTCTACCTAGCCCTTCTCCTTTTGCCCCCGGAAAACCCCCTCTACCTGGTGCTCCTCGCCCTCACGGGGGCCCTGATGAACGCCGGCATCCCCGTGGCCGTGGCCTTGGCCCAGGAGCTAGAGCCCACCCAGACCGCCACGGTTTCCGGCCTTCTCATGGGTTTCACCTGGGGCTTCGCCGGGCTTTTTTACGCCCCCATCGGCCACCTGATTGAGCGCTTTGGGGTGATGCCCGTCCTTTTGGCCTTGGGGGCCCTCCTCCTGCCCGCCTGGGAGCTCGCCCGGAGGGTGCGGGGGGTGAGGCCCCAGGAAGCGTAA
- a CDS encoding universal stress protein, with protein sequence MRILLATDGSPQARGAEVLAEWLGYKLGAKLVILFVRDVRLVRVPELLDFGALTIPVPVYREELEKALTAKGEALLARLAQSAQEAGIPVETLMETGLPHEAILRHARTADLLVLGRSGEAHGGSFAGLGSTVDRVLRASPTPVLLAPVDYVELTGALLGYNASESAVRALHTLAQLAKPLGLAVRVVSVHDDPVQASAWALEAETYLKDQGIPAEALAFSGDPAEHLLSLQGPEDLLALGAPVRRLVLGSTAEYVVRHAVGPVLTVR encoded by the coding sequence ATGAGAATCCTCTTGGCCACGGATGGCTCCCCCCAGGCCCGGGGAGCGGAGGTGCTGGCGGAGTGGCTTGGCTACAAGCTCGGTGCCAAGCTGGTGATCCTCTTCGTGCGGGATGTGCGGCTCGTGCGGGTGCCGGAGCTTTTGGACTTCGGCGCCCTCACCATCCCCGTGCCCGTTTACCGGGAGGAGTTGGAAAAGGCCCTCACTGCCAAAGGGGAGGCCCTCCTCGCCCGCCTGGCCCAAAGCGCCCAGGAGGCGGGTATCCCCGTGGAAACCCTTATGGAAACCGGGCTTCCCCACGAAGCCATCCTCCGCCACGCCCGCACCGCCGATCTCCTCGTCCTCGGGCGGAGCGGGGAGGCCCACGGGGGAAGCTTCGCTGGCCTAGGGAGCACCGTGGACCGGGTGCTGAGGGCTTCCCCCACCCCGGTGCTTTTGGCCCCCGTGGACTACGTGGAGCTCACGGGGGCCCTTTTGGGCTACAACGCATCGGAAAGCGCCGTGCGCGCCCTGCACACCCTGGCCCAGTTGGCCAAGCCCCTGGGGCTTGCCGTGCGGGTGGTGAGCGTGCACGACGACCCGGTGCAGGCCTCGGCCTGGGCCCTCGAGGCCGAAACCTACCTCAAGGACCAGGGCATCCCCGCCGAGGCCTTGGCCTTTTCCGGCGACCCGGCGGAGCACCTCCTTTCCCTCCAGGGCCCGGAGGACCTGTTGGCCCTGGGAGCCCCGGTGCGGCGGCTCGTGCTGGGGAGCACGGCGGAGTACGTGGTGCGCCACGCCGTGGGCCCGGTCCTCACCGTGCGATAA
- a CDS encoding CBS domain-containing protein has translation MTVRQVLLRKGSEVYAIHPEATVLEALRKLAEHDIGALLVMEGEKLLGIFSERDYARKLVLLGRFSKDTRVGEVMTPNPVTIAPEADLSQAMRLMTEHRVRHLPVVEGGKVVGVVSIGDVVKAIISEQEVLIGELSRYVMENR, from the coding sequence ATGACGGTACGCCAGGTGTTGCTCCGTAAGGGGAGCGAGGTCTACGCCATCCACCCCGAGGCCACGGTGCTGGAGGCCCTAAGAAAGCTCGCCGAGCACGATATCGGTGCCCTTCTGGTCATGGAAGGGGAAAAGCTTTTGGGCATCTTCTCCGAGCGGGACTACGCCCGCAAGCTGGTTCTCCTGGGCCGCTTCTCCAAGGACACCCGGGTGGGGGAGGTGATGACGCCAAACCCCGTCACCATCGCCCCGGAAGCGGACTTGTCCCAGGCCATGCGCCTCATGACCGAGCACCGGGTGCGCCACCTGCCCGTGGTGGAGGGGGGCAAGGTGGTGGGGGTGGTGTCCATCGGGGACGTGGTCAAGGCCATCATCAGCGAGCAGGAGGTGCTCATCGGGGAGCTCTCCCGCTACGTGATGGAAAACCGCTAG
- a CDS encoding phage holin family protein, which yields MRGLLARLLLNTLALWLATLVYPGVRFDPGAGLLDYLVAGAIWGLANALLRPILLFLTLPLNLLTLGLFTLVVNGAVLYLVAEATALSVKGFGEAVVGALLLSLVSLVLNWLFRD from the coding sequence ATGCGCGGGCTTTTGGCGAGGCTTCTCCTGAACACCTTGGCCCTTTGGCTCGCGACCCTCGTTTACCCGGGGGTCCGGTTTGACCCTGGGGCGGGGCTTTTGGACTACCTGGTGGCGGGGGCCATCTGGGGGCTCGCCAACGCCCTCCTAAGGCCCATCCTCCTCTTCCTCACCCTGCCCCTCAACCTCCTCACCCTAGGGCTTTTCACCTTGGTGGTGAACGGGGCCGTGCTCTACTTGGTGGCGGAGGCCACGGCGCTTTCCGTGAAGGGCTTCGGCGAGGCGGTGGTGGGCGCTTTGCTCCTCTCCCTGGTAAGCCTCGTCCTCAACTGGCTCTTTCGGGACTAG
- a CDS encoding DUF5639 domain-containing protein, which produces MKLHAADQYLVAEAGVGLLAVHEALEGTGLYPPFPPVELPGGVGGLVARGGFAQNFFFPAEVLGLTFRTPKGRVVRAGGVVVKNVQGYDLVRPFVGSFGLLGEALEVVFRLRPGRASLFLRRPFLGEFPALSPSPRFLFALKEGEAWWLYAYHFGHEKEVARFQEAFGGEEAGPLDLRPLFPRGMGVGEGPLKDLRFAWRDGGEAPEAPALFQRLAASL; this is translated from the coding sequence ATGAAGCTCCACGCCGCCGACCAGTACCTGGTGGCCGAGGCGGGGGTAGGCCTCCTCGCCGTCCACGAAGCCCTCGAGGGCACGGGCCTTTACCCCCCCTTTCCCCCGGTGGAGCTCCCCGGGGGGGTGGGAGGGCTCGTGGCCCGGGGGGGCTTCGCCCAGAACTTCTTCTTCCCCGCCGAGGTCCTGGGCCTCACCTTCCGCACCCCCAAGGGCCGGGTGGTGCGGGCCGGGGGGGTGGTGGTGAAAAACGTCCAGGGGTACGACCTGGTGCGCCCCTTCGTGGGAAGCTTCGGCCTCCTAGGGGAGGCCTTGGAGGTGGTCTTCCGCCTAAGGCCGGGGCGGGCCTCCCTGTTCCTCCGCCGCCCCTTTTTAGGGGAGTTCCCCGCCCTTTCCCCTTCCCCCCGCTTCCTCTTCGCCCTAAAGGAGGGCGAGGCCTGGTGGCTTTACGCCTACCACTTCGGCCACGAGAAGGAGGTGGCCCGCTTCCAGGAAGCCTTTGGCGGGGAGGAAGCGGGGCCCTTGGACCTTCGCCCCCTCTTCCCCCGGGGCATGGGGGTCGGGGAAGGCCCCCTAAAGGACCTCCGCTTCGCCTGGCGGGACGGGGGCGAGGCCCCCGAGGCCCCGGCCCTCTTCCAAAGGCTCGCCGCCTCCCTCTAG
- the pheS gene encoding phenylalanine--tRNA ligase subunit alpha, with amino-acid sequence MRELEEALAAIREAEDLEALKTLKARYLGKKGLLTEAMKALAHLPLEERKRRGQELNALKEALEKALEERAKALEEAALREALERERQDVSLPGVRLFPGGLHPITLMERELVGIFQALGYEAVEGPEVESELFNFDALNIPEHHPARDMWDTFWLEGSYRVPGPLGEEAEGRLLLRTHTSPMQVRYMVAHTPPFRIVVPGRVFRFEQTDATHEAVFHQLEGLVVGEGIAMAHLKGAILELAQALFGPEARVRFQPVYFPFVEPGAQFAVWWPEGGKWLELGGAGMVHPKVFQAVDAYRERLGLPPAYQGVTGFAFGLGVERLAMLRFGIPDIRYFFGGRLKFLEQFRGVL; translated from the coding sequence ATGCGGGAGCTGGAAGAAGCCCTGGCCGCCATCCGCGAGGCAGAGGACCTCGAGGCCCTAAAAACCCTGAAAGCCCGGTACCTGGGCAAAAAAGGCCTCCTCACCGAGGCCATGAAGGCCCTGGCCCACCTCCCCCTAGAGGAAAGGAAAAGGCGGGGGCAGGAGCTCAACGCCCTCAAGGAAGCCCTGGAGAAAGCGCTAGAGGAACGGGCAAAAGCGCTAGAGGAAGCCGCCCTAAGGGAGGCTTTGGAGCGGGAGAGGCAAGACGTCTCCCTGCCGGGGGTGCGGCTTTTCCCCGGGGGGCTCCACCCCATCACCCTGATGGAGCGGGAGCTCGTGGGCATCTTCCAGGCCCTGGGCTACGAGGCGGTGGAGGGCCCCGAGGTGGAGAGCGAGCTTTTCAACTTTGACGCCCTGAACATCCCCGAGCACCACCCAGCGCGGGACATGTGGGACACCTTCTGGCTGGAAGGGAGCTACCGGGTGCCGGGCCCCTTGGGGGAGGAGGCGGAGGGGAGGCTTCTTCTCCGCACCCACACCTCCCCCATGCAGGTGCGCTACATGGTGGCCCACACCCCCCCCTTCCGCATCGTGGTGCCCGGGCGGGTCTTCCGCTTTGAACAGACGGACGCCACCCACGAGGCGGTCTTCCACCAGCTGGAGGGGCTCGTGGTGGGGGAGGGCATCGCCATGGCCCACCTGAAGGGGGCCATCCTAGAGCTCGCCCAGGCCCTCTTCGGCCCTGAGGCCCGGGTGCGCTTCCAACCCGTCTACTTCCCCTTCGTGGAGCCCGGGGCCCAGTTCGCCGTCTGGTGGCCGGAAGGGGGGAAGTGGCTGGAGCTTGGGGGGGCGGGGATGGTCCACCCCAAGGTCTTCCAGGCGGTGGACGCCTACAGGGAGCGCCTGGGCCTCCCCCCGGCCTACCAGGGGGTCACGGGCTTCGCCTTTGGCCTGGGCGTGGAAAGGCTCGCCATGCTCCGCTTCGGCATCCCGGATATCCGCTACTTCTTCGGGGGAAGGCTTAAGTTCCTGGAGCAGTTTAGGGGGGTTCTATGA